In the genome of Nycticebus coucang isolate mNycCou1 chromosome 12, mNycCou1.pri, whole genome shotgun sequence, the window CCGGCAGCTAGTAGGGAATATAATGCAGTCTAGGCAAGGGCCCTGGTGCAACACAGGACGGGCATCCCACCCCTGTCCGCAGCAGACCCGCACCTTCGCTAGTAGGAGCAGGGTACGGCTGGTGCGGGCGTCCGCATGCCGCTCCCGCAGATGGAAGAGCTTCGGCGACATGATAGCGGGAGAGAAGAACCGCAGGCATAGGAAGCTGGTGACAGCAATAAATGGCACGTTCTGGAGGGGTGTAGGAGAGCGTGGAGCTGGATTCCCCCGAGCCTGGGCGCTCGGCAGCCACCTCCGCTGTGGTTGTGTCCCTGCCCCGCTGCCCGCTGCCTCCAGCCTCTCCACCACCTTCTGTCCTCTAGTGCAGGGGGCGCACCTCGTGCTGGGCTCCGGGAAAGCGCTCGCGCACGCGCCGGAAAAGCTGGCGGAAGGTGGCGCGCACCACGGCGGGGCACGCGCGCACCGAGCGAGTGAGCGCGCTCAATAGCGCCCCCAGGTGGGCACGCAGCGTCTGCGCACTCTGCTCCAATACCTCGGCTTCAGTCTGTGGGCGGTGCAGCCCGGAGCACCTGCGTGGGCCGGGGCGGGGCGACAGAGAGCGGAGCGGTAAGGAGCTCCAGCAGACCTAGGAGCCGGGAGGCACCACACAGAGAAAACATACAGGTGGGCAGAGCAGCGACAGGTAAACCCAggcacagacatacacacacttgTGGACAGAGCCTGACCCACCCCCTACCGCTGCACCCCCAGGGATTATCCGGCCTCACCCAACATCCTTGACTTCTACTTTGCTAGGGTCCAGCTCTACGTACTTCTTCTCCTCAAACACCTTGTCGATGATGGGGCCCAGGATGCCATGCAGGTACCGCATCCCAGCCACCTAGGGGCCACCGCAAGGCATATGGGTCATGTTTCTATCTAGCTGTCCACCTTCTCCCAGCAGCTGGCTCCGCACCTTCCCCTGCACCTTCGGCGGGCTGTATCGGCCCAAAAGGGGCCAGGTACACAAGCAGGGCAGCTCTACACACTGCTtctccatgaatgaatgaatgaatgaatgaatgaatgaaattcttaattttaaagggCCCTGGACACTGAAACAGAATACTTGAGTTTCAGTAGCAACACTGTCTCTTGACCGCTCGGAAACTCAGGGTCCCATCATCTATAAAACAAGGACAATATGCCCTGCAGGCTCACCTTTAGAAAAGACTCCATGGActttgaggccagagaattgctccGGAACAGGGTGTTGGCTTCACCTACAAGTAGAAGTTCCAGTGCAGAGGGGGCTGAGACAAGGCTTTGTAGGCAGGAGCAAAGAGGACATGGGGCTGGGGACTCCAAGCTGGTCCTTCAGTAAAAGGCCTCCTTGCCACTGTTGGTTTCTCTCCTCCCATCTGCCCCATCTGCCTCCTGCAGACTCCCACTCTCCTCTCCcgacacccccctcccccaaccccccactGATCCCCTCCCAGGCCTCACTGGTGCGTCCCAGCTCCAGCTGGAAAAGCAGGTCCAGAAAGTCTTTGGCCAGCCCCTGCCCCAGGAAGAGCTTGAGCAGGTTGGTGGCCACATCTTGGCGGCACTCGGTCCTGGTTGTCTCCTCAATTAGTGGAATCAGCTGCCTTGGGCCCTgcaggagggggcagggagaggctgGGCTGGGAGAGGCACAGGGGAACCCAAACCTTCACTCTGAGGTCCTTAGAGTGCCAGAAGAAGGGGTCACTTTCCCAAGGGATGGCCAGGAGTGGGACCCTGGGCACTGGCCAACTCCTTACATCCTGAGAACTCAGTTTCCTACACTGTAGGATGGGTTTAGAAGGACGGGGAGGACAGGCATTCCATGGCCAGACCCTCTCACCTCCCCACAGATCCCCCTCACCTGGGTGCCCAGCTTCACCTCGCGGCACAGCAGCTGCACTAAGGGCTGGTAGCAGCTGGAAGGCAGCACTGTCTCGTCCCGCAGCTGCACCTCCAGCTGCAAGGAGCCCAGGTTGCCCCTGGAAAGGGCAGCCGTGACCTCTCCATCAGGGACCAGGCTGTCCTCAGCCATCCCCCTTCCATCTCCTTTCGCCAGCCGCCCCATCtctgctcctcccacccccatcctttGAGGGTTCCCTGCATTCTGGTCACCCAGGCTCTAGCCTACTGCTTATTTCCTCTGTCCCTGCACTCATGGAACCTCTGTCCATCTTTAAGGCCTGGCTCCCTGCTGTTTCCAGGCTCCTGTGGACCCCAAGCTCAACCCACGTGGGCATATGGGCCTCCCCAACCTCAAATCTACAAAACACCCAGATAGTAGCACCTTCACATGTGCACTGGAAACAAATTCCCAACCTTCATAACAACCtgccagggaaactgaggctcaagcaGGTCAAGCAACTTGCCACATCAGATCTGATCCCTATTCTGATGCCTCCTGGGGAGGGTGTGGACCTAGGTAACTGGCATACACTTCGTGCATAGACTCATCAAGATAGGCCTGTtgactcggcgcccatagcacagtggttatggcgtcagccatgtacaccaaggctggtgggttcaaacccagcctgggcctgctaaacaacgacaactgcaacaaaaaaatagctgggcattgtggtgggtgcctgtagtcccagctactttggaggttacggcaagaaaattgcttaagcccaagagtttgaggttgctgtgagctgtgacaccacagcactccaccaaggggcaacacagtaagactctgtctcaacaacaacaacaacaacaaaaagttaggCCTGTGGCTGGTTCATTGGAAATGCCTTGGTGCTGGACACCCATCCATCTACTCTGCCCAGGATGGGGATGTGGGGTCTTGGGCCTTCTGCCAGGAGACAAAGCTGAGCAACCCAAGGGCTGTGGGGAACACAGCAAGGAGGCCAGGTCCCAGCTAGACTGCCAGATTTggcaaaataaaaacttaagacACCCAGTtacatttgaagattttttttctttctttctttgttttttttgcagtttttggtaggggatgggtttgaacctgccgcctccagcatgtagggccagcaccctactccattgagccacaggcactgccctacattTGAAGATTTTTACTATTAGTATGTCTCACGTAATTCACACTCATTCTTATACTAAGAAAGTggtcagccaggtgcagtggctcacacctgtaatccttgcactctatGAGGCCGataggcaggtggatagcctgagttcaagagttcaagaccagcctgagcaagagcaagatccatctctactaaaaataaataaataattagaaaaactagctggaaattgtggttcatgcctgtaggcccagctactccagaggctgaagcaagagggtcacttgaacccaagagtttgaggttgctgtgagctatgccatctACCTGAAATTCAGTTTTAACTGAATGTGCTTTTATCTGCCAGCCCTATTCCTGGAGAATCTTGGGGAGTGAGTCATGGCTTGGGGACACTGACACTGGAGACTTGAACCCTGTTCTGAGGTTTGTAGGGAAACCCTTAAAGGGAAAAGGTCTGAGCACCAGAAGGCAGAAAGCAGAGGGCAGGGCTGAGTGCAGGAGTGTGGGAAGGACAGGAGGGAGTGCAGCCTGGAAAAGGATCCTGCCCTAGATGAAGATCCCTGACCCCGCCATCTGCCCTACCTGCCTGGAGCCAATTCTCCAATCTCAGCCCCCAGTCCTGCTGCCAAGTTCCGGCACTCACTTGTCCAGCTGACTCTTGGACTGGTCAGGCTGCAACCGGAACCAGCCTTCCTCCTgctgagcctcccagagtctcTGGACGTTGAAAACCACCTGGGGGTAGGGCAGATAGGGGTTCATGCTGGGGCTAGGACACTCAGGTCTGCTCCTTGCTAACTGCGGTTCTCTTAGTTGGGAGAGGTCCTTGAGCATCAGCAGCAGCACAGGGCAGTTACTGGTTCTGGAGGCCAGGTGCTGAAGGAGGCAGGTGCACCCCAGAGCAGTGCTTACTTTGCCTAGGAAGTCATTTCGGCTGACGAGGTCCCAGTCCCAGGCCTCCACGCACAGCGCTTCTGCAGCCCCCTCCTCCAGCTCAAACTCAAAAGTCTCGTTCCAGCGTGGGTAGCATGATTTCTTCACAATCTGTCCAGAAGATGATAGAAGGGGTGGGGCTGACTCCACAGGGCTCCCCAGCCCCAGCTAAGGGGAGGGCTTCCCCAGACACCTTCCTTGGCTCAGGGGCTCTGCAATAGCAGAGGTCAAAATGTCCTGTCCAAGCTCCATCCATTTCTCAGACAGGGAAAATTGAAGtccagggtggggaagggactgGTCCATGGCCCCACAGCATTAAGAACCCAGACCTTTGGCATCCTCCCCCAACATTGAGCCCATCACCCCGGCCATTTCTCAGGGATGGGGAAGGCAGGGTAGACTACCATTGGAGTTTTCAGATTAACCCCACTGTGGCTGGGCCAAGGGTAAAAGGGGTTGGCACTACAGGGGCTGAGACCTGCCATGTCCCTCAGAGAGGTTACTCCCTTCTCTGGGCCTGCTCTGTGAGACTAAGGTCCCAGTCTGACCTCCCTAGTGATGCTGAGGGCAGGGCTGGTGGGGTATGAGCCGCCTGCCCTTCCGGGGCCCACTGGCCTCCTCACCGAGGTCTCCTGCATCCGGCCGTTGTAGCGCACTCGGACAAAGGGGTCAGATGCACCATTCCGATCCTTTGGGGCTAGGTCCCTggtgtggggggtgggtgggtcaTCCACTTGTCACCTGAGCCCCCCAAGCCTGTAACCACTGTGAGGTCACCACACCAAGCCAGAAAGGCCAGGGTACATCCTGACCTAGGAGCTGGCTATGGGCAGCATCCTTCTCCCTTCTGGGTCCCTGTTCTCACAGCCATCTCCCCAGTATCCCCTACATGACCAAGACTCCCTCAAGGTGGAGTCTGTAACTCTATCTGGCTGTGTAGCTGCAGACCAGCTGCTATTTATCATTTTGTGGGTGCAGGGAGGCAAGTGCCCAGGCTGAGCCCTCTGCCCCCTGGACAGATGGGAGCAGGGGCATCTTCTCTGAACCTGAGTTTCCTCACCCACTGAGGCCTCATGAAGTAATAGCCTTCTGTAAGGCCTGCCTCAGTAATGTCCCCTTCCTTGGGGTGAGTGAGGTGCAGCCCTGAcagccttccttccctctctccacaaaTGGAGATTTATAAAACCATAGTCCAGTCACAGCACCTGCACTCAGAGCCCTCTGTGGAAGAATAACAAAATGCACGTTTCGCCTGTTTACCACAGACATTATTATTCTGCCTGCTTCCTTTCCCTATTTTAAGTTTTAGGCTTCTCATGCCTGCCTTTATTTCACCCTCAAAACTGTCTaattggctgggcaaggtggcttacaactgtaatcctagtactttgggaggctgaggcaggtggatcgcttgagctcaggagatggagaccagcctgagcaagagcaataccctgtctctactactagaaaagaaagaaaaactagccgagtgttgtggcaggtgcctgtagtcccagctactcgggaggctgaggcagactcacttgagctcaagagtctgaggttgctgtgagtaggctgatgctatggctctatacccagggcacagagtgaaactctgtttcaaaaaagcaaatcaaaaagaCTGTCTAACAGAACTCCAAGGTTTGCCCTTGAAGAGCTGCCCAGGGAGATAAGAAACACGTGTCCTCCTCTGCAGCAAATGGGGCTTCTTATTCTAACACAGGATCCCAACAGGGGCCATATTGCCAAGGACAATTTGGAGAGGGCTGGATACACCTCTCCCCCTGCTGGGACTTGCCAAGGGGAGGCCAGACTGGCCCAGCCATTGTGTTGAAAAGAGATTCTtggagggaggggatgggccGGGAGAAATGCTTTGGCATTGCCCTTCTCCATGGGTGAGATGGGTGCCCTGGAGAAGCAGCCCCAAGGTCCTGGAGCCTAGCCACATGTGTGAGcgcgtgcacatgtgtgcatgcccATATCCCAGataggctgggagtggtggggagagagaaggagtgaTAATAGCGGGGTGGCTGCGGCTCAGCCCAGGTCCAGCCATTTTCCATCCATTTCCATTTTCCCAGGGCAGAAAATAAAGCCAAGGAAGCCACAGAATGCACAGTTTGTGCACCATCCAACCCACACCCCTCATTTGCCAAAGAGAAATTTCCTTCCCAGACTGGCTGGTCATCCCAGCACACTTGTTCCACAGGTGCTGGCTGACTGGAGGCCTCCCTCCCACCCGAAAGGCAGGGAGGGATTCCAGGGATGTGGGTTTGGAGCCAGAAAGGAAGGCACTTCTCACGGAGTGTGACTCACACCCAGGCCCAGACGGGAGTGGAGCCTGAAGCTAAAAAtatcatgggggtgggggagtggccCTGGCACAGGTGACTCAGGCCCGCTGAGCCATCCAAGCCACTCTTCTTCCTGGAAAGAACCCCCATCCTGCCCATATGGAGATTTCAGCAACTCTTTTCACCCCTAACCCTACCAAggacctacacacacacataccaggTCAAGTTCATTTTGGGATTAAACTTGAGGGAAGCACAGCCTTGGTGCTGGGGCACTGGGGTCACAGTTCTGGGTTCCCCTACCCCACTGCTCTATGATGCCTGAAGTTCCACTTTCAGAATATCACCCCTTCTCTTTAGGGATGTACCTCTGGAATTTCCTGGAGACCACCCAGGAAACATCTTCAAGTCAGGTAAACCTGCCAGAATCTCTCTTGAGAATGGGCTTTGATGGGAGGACGCTCAGAGACCAAGAGGCAGGGgtgcagggagggcaggggaggctcTTTGATGGGGTTCTTTGATTTCATGGGCCCCAGTGCCTACACCCCAGGCCCCTCATCTCACCTGGCCTCCAGCACGGAGCAGCGCAACCGGTGGGCCCGGGGCCCCAGCACCACCTCCAGCCGCAGGTGTATCTCACCCTGCACCTCCTCATCAGGGTCGACCTCCGTCAGGTGGGCCCACCCGCTGAAACCTGTGAGGCTGTGACTGAGCAAGGGGCCTGGCCCTTTTcagccacacctttcaccctcAGCCCTGCCAGGCACCACTTGGCCCCTCCATAATCCCCTCAGAATCCCCTCCAGTACCTTTGAGGCAGGGACTGTCTTCCCTAGTGTTAGAGGGGAAACGGGGGGTCAAAGCCTGAACAAGTGCAGCTGGAAGAACTGGGATTAGAAATTGAAGTGAGAGTCTATGGTGTCCCTATTGTGCCACAATGCATTCAGCTGGCTGACCCTAACTCATCATGTTTCCCTCAGTTTTCCCTTCTTAAAACAGGAGGAAAGACCAGGCATGGTCTCCTATTACCAGGCACAGTCaccaggctcacacctgttatcctagcattctgagaaaactgcttgaactcaagactatgagactagcctgagtaagaggcagaccttgtctctactaaaagtagaaaaattagccaggcgtgtggcaggcacctgtagtcccagccactagggaagctgaaacaggagaacaggaggatcacttgagcccaggagttagaaatTGCAATGAGCTACAATAtaacactgcactctacccagagcgacaaaaggccgggtgtggtagctcacacctatagtcccagcgctgtgggaggccgaggcgggtggattgcctgagctcagaggttcgaga includes:
- the RASA4B gene encoding ras GTPase-activating protein 4B isoform X3, which produces MSPSSATVWKTLCPFWGEEYQVHLPPTFHAVAFYVMDEDALSRDDVIGKVCLTRDMLASHPKGFSGWAHLTEVDPDEEVQGEIHLRLEVVLGPRAHRLRCSVLEARDLAPKDRNGASDPFVRVRYNGRMQETSIVKKSCYPRWNETFEFELEEGAAEALCVEAWDWDLVSRNDFLGKVVFNVQRLWEAQQEEGWFRLQPDQSKSQLDKGNLGSLQLEVQLRDETVLPSSCYQPLVQLLCREVKLGTQGPRQLIPLIEETTRTECRQDVATNLLKLFLGQGLAKDFLDLLFQLELGRTSEANTLFRSNSLASKSMESFLKVAGMRYLHGILGPIIDKVFEEKKYVELDPSKVEVKDVGCSGLHRPQTEAEVLEQSAQTLRAHLGALLSALTRSVRACPAVVRATFRQLFRRVRERFPGAQHENVPFIAVTSFLCLRFFSPAIMSPKLFHLRERHADARTSRTLLLLAKAVQNIGNMDAPASRAKEAWMEPLQPTVRQGVVQLKDFITKLVDIEEKEAELDLQQMLSLQAPPVKEGPLLIHRTKGKGPLTSSSFKKLYFSLTTEALSFAKTPSSKKSAFIKLANIRAAEKVEEKSFGSSHVMQVIYTDDAGRPQTAYLQCKCMNELNQWLSALRKVSINNSGLLGSYHPGIFRGDKWSCCHQKDRTDRGCDKTRSRVTLQEWNDPLDHDLEAQLIYRHLLGVEPTLREKLQNLSSGTEADATPTSPGPAPEDSLAQLLRVLQDLREAHSHSLTGLPPSEPNRLLELQT